In one Solanum dulcamara chromosome 1, daSolDulc1.2, whole genome shotgun sequence genomic region, the following are encoded:
- the LOC129894849 gene encoding uncharacterized protein LOC129894849, whose amino-acid sequence IKKIPSHPLRFGMAYRANFLDDFESSIGEEGIKLFRQSIFGHYLDMPNCNFQGQIIKCLLLLEVDQKNKEELHIRHVQGNILRFTINDFAIITGLRCTGNMNDFKYSDDQASRLLSLYFPGAKNGVNKARFVERFLVGGWKTNEDAVQMAILYFIHTFVFSQLGDAPISVDDFKMVEDGSYEQYPWGKLAYSKLIKGMRQEFSNAKQMYRLGGMPYALNVWIYECASQVPSEIAVRVGNKIPRILNWRVVAVKPKFETFMSTIFSEYPCSNIVQSQHEMESIVVHDSQQKPEDSTSAAKVNFRKPHEVTGFEDFSTTPPTEFLKRSRDVAETSSPPPSKRMKTSPAKKPIQVETANMHKDFIPPNESENLVSPDNEPGAKSPKESEKPVSPDNVPGAKSALGGESSGHSDRIIHMQFKVDRKFKRLENKMDSNHIDLLKAIDSMANRMTGTSSQVKKDDFDQSFHVVEQQEAPTGLEGPEPSTMINQVDNISEQSILADVPELFDQQVYSDTLKEDEPSVKDVSAHQMEPQRADTDQLIADSDTLQNTVKKDGRVADDKSAKVEEQVEEIEKEKIKPSTSESNTSAPFSSETLDVIDALIYGLPLPAMPLTAVSHEQVQDECLLRDSQLPTTLPSKANVLSDDAKTPSRRSRIPSKILQSPYLSNFGSSEKGKENLSDVTHQTHPFEGFGICYQPPSELVTEYSEWIDKGLLKSHGNKNSKEDHYRSKCSSFGFERMDFVVAFPKDKNWFYLMSQPDRCWNDEHIDVIFYYLRKKSKMQLSNHYRYTTTNCIFKNYIEYAHTRYYHLPPNISTQEDMARSTVTAHQERSVKNIIRGFSIPAGLPWHLVDEVYIPVNCDMDFHWVLAVVVLKERLIRVYDSSPRRRSSNPFQEIQKIAAMLPTYLQDSGFFDNNERTDWSSLDSYKDKSTGNMLEPHHPLAVEYVEGIAQQGSGSLDCGVFLAMFAEYLSDGIFIPSTGLNAEFFRSRYAALLWRYGCQKAMDGYVSDNDDPKKPRRDISPNQGELIDVQ is encoded by the exons atcaagaagatcccgtcacacccattgagattcggaatggcatatagggctaattttcttgatgattttgaatcatcaataggtgaagaaggtataaagttatttaggcAATCTATATTTGGTCACTACTTAGATATGCCAAACTGCAACTTTCaagggcaaatcatcaaatgcctcttacttcttgaggtagaccaaaaaaacaaagaagaactgCACATTCGTCATGTGCAGGGTAATATACTGCGATTTACGATAAATGATTTTGCTATCATTACTGGTTTGCGATGCACCGGTAATATGAATGACTTCAAGTATTCTGATGATCAAGCAAGTAGATTattgtctttatattttcctGGTGCCAAAAATGGGGTCAACAAAGCTCGTTTCGTTGAGCGTTTTCTGGTTGGAGGATGGAAAACAAACGAAGATGCCGTTCAGATGGCCATTCTCTATTTCATCcatacttttgttttttctcaactaggtgatgcacctatatcAGTTGATGATTTCAAGATGGTAGAAGATGGTAGTTATGAGCAATATCCATGGGGGAAATTagcatattcaaaattgataaaaggaaTGCGTCAGGAGTTTTCAAATGCCAAACAAATGTATCGTCTAGGCGGCATGCCATACGCTCTGAATGTTTGGATATATGAATGTGCATCTCAAGTTCCCTCTGAAATTGCTGTAAGAGTGGGTAataaaattcccagaattcttaACTGGCGTGTTGTCGCCGTGAAGCCAAAATTTGAGACATTCATGTCTACCATCTTCAGTGAG TATCCATGCTCCAACATTGTCCAATCTCAACATGAAATGGAATCTATTGTCGTTCATGACAGCCAACAGAAACCTGAAGATTCAACATCGGCTGCCAAGGTCAATTTCAGAAAACCTCATGAAGTCACTGGATTTGAGGACTTCTCAACAACACCacccactgaatttttaaagAGATCCAGGGATGTCGCTGAGacatcttctccacctcctTCCAAGAGAATGAAGACTTCCCCTGCTAAAAAgccaattcaagtagaaacagCCAACATGCACAAGGATTTCATACCACCAAATGAATCAGAAAATCTTGTTTCTCCTGACAATGAACCGGGGGCAAAGTCACCAAAGGAATCAGAAAAGCCTGTTTCTCCTGACAATGTACCAGGGGCGAAGTCAGCTTTAGGAGGTGAATCTTCCGGTCATTCGGATCGAATTAttcatatgcaattcaaa gtTGACCGGAAGTTCAAGCGTTTGGAGAACAAAATGGATTCAAATCACATTGATCTTTTGAAAGCCATCGACAGTATGGCGAACCGAATGACTGGCACATCATCTCAAGttaaaaaagatgattttgatCAATCATTCCATGTGGTTGAACAACAAGAAGCACCTACTGGATTGGAG gGACCTGAACCATCCACCATGATAAATCAGGTGGACAACATATCGGAACAAAGCATTTTAGCAGATGTTCCTGAATTATTTGATCAGCAAGtttattctgatacattaaag GAAGATGAACCATCCGTCAAGGATGTATCAGCACACCAAATGGAACCACAAAGAGCAGATACTGATCAGCTTATtgctgattctgatacattacag AACACTGTAAAGAAAGATGGAAGAGTAGCTGATGATAAATCTGCCAAAGTAGAAGAGCAAGTCGAggagattgaaaaagaaaaaatcaaaccaagcaCATCAGAATCCAATACTTCAGCACCATTTTCGTCAGAAACTCTGGATGTGATAGATGCTCTAATATACGGACTTCCATTACCAGCCATGCCATTGACAGCTGTTAGTCATGAGCAAGTTCAGGATGAATGTCTATTACGCGATAGCCAGCTACCAACCACTCTTCCATCAAAAGCTAATGTATTGTCTGACGATGCGAAGACACCATCTCGAAGAAGCAGGATTCCTTCGAAGATCTTACAGTCGCCGTATCTTTCAAACTTTGGGTCGAGTGAAAAGGGAAAGGAAAATTTGTCAGATGTTACGCATCAGACACAcccttttgaaggttttggTATATGCTATCAACCCCCTTCCGAGCTTGTCACAGAATACTCTGAATGGATAGATAAAGGACTTCTAAAATCACATGGCAACAA GAATTCGAAGGAGGATCATTACAGATCTAAGTGCTCTTCATTCGGCTTTGAAAGAATGGACTTTGTTGTGGCATTTCCTAAAGATAAGAACTGGTTCTACCTAATGTCACAGCCGGACAGATGCTGGAACGATGag cacatcgatgtaatattttactaccttcGGAAGAAATCGAAGATGCAGTTGAGCAATCATTATCGATACACAACGACAAAttgcattttcaaaaattacatCGAATATGCACACACACGCTACTATCACCTTCCACCTAACATTTCTACACAAGAAGATATGGCAAGGTCCACTGTTACAGCTCATCAAGAGAGATCCgtgaagaacataataagaggtttCTCAATACCAGCCGGTTTGCCCTGGCATttggtagatgaggtatacattcCAGTAAACTGCGAcatggattttcattgggttcttGCGGTAGTTGTGTTGAAAGAGAGGTTGATACGTGTGTATGATTCATCGCCTAGACGAAGAAGTAGCAACCCTTTCCAAGAGATCCAAAAGATAGCAGCAATGCTACCAACATACCTGCAAGACAGTGGTTTCTTTGACAACAACGAACGTACTGATTGGTCGTCtcttgattcatacaaggacaaatcaaCCGGTAATATGCTTGAACCACATCACCCATTAGCAGTTGAGTATGTTGAAGGAATTGCGCAACAGGGAAGTGGCagctt GGATTGTGGAGTTTTCCTGGCCATGtttgctgaatatcttagtgatggaaTTTTTATTCCAAGTACCGGACTAAACGCTGAATTCTTCCGTTCAAGATATGCCGCACTCTTATGGAGATATGGTTGTCagaaggccatggatggttatgttagcgataacgacgatccaaaaaaaCCAAGGAGAGACATATCTCCAAACCAAGGAGAACTGATTGAtgttcaataa
- the LOC129880332 gene encoding purine permease 3-like, translating to MKRILLVINCLIFSIGVCGGPLLMRLYFVEGGSRIWLSSWLQTGGWPLTLIPLAILYFYRRKIEGSDTKFYFITPRIFIASFLIGIVTGLDNFFYSWGGSKLPVSTSSLLIAAQLSFTAIGAFFIVKIKLTSYSINGIVVLTVGAILLGIRANGDRPEGVTSKAYVIGFIMTLLAAALYGLIMPCIELIYLKAKQAITATLVLEIQMVMCFAATAFCTVAMIANKDFQAISREAKQYNLGEDRYYIILIWSAIIWQCFFVGAIGIIYSSSSLMSGVLLAVLLPVTEILAVIFFNEKFSGEKGLALFLSLWGFVSYMYGDYKQAKKVEKKINQESEMITTMYTNESV from the exons ATGAAGAGAATTCTACTTGTGATTAATTGTCTAATATTTTCTATTGGTGTTTGTGGTGGTCCTTTGTTGATGCGCTTATATTTTGTCGAAGGAGGTTCAAGAATTTGGCTTAGTAGTTGGTTACAAACCGGTGGATGGCCACTCACACTTATACCTCTAGCCATCCTATACTTCTATCGTAGAAAAATcgaaggctctgataccaaattttatttcataacGCCCCGAATTTTCATTGCATCATTCTTGATTGGCATTGTCACGGGacttgacaattttttttattcgtGGGGCGGGTCGAAACTCCCCGTGTCAACTTCTTCGCTTCTTATCGCCGCTCAACTTAGCTTCACGGCAATAGGGGCTTTCTTCATAGTAAAAATAAAGTTGACTTCATATTCTATTAATGGGATCGTCGTGTTGACAGTTGGCGCGATTTTATTGGGTATTCGGGCGAACGGTGATAGGCCCGAGGGTGTGACTAGTAAAGCTTATGTTATTGGTTTTATTATGACACTCTTGGCTGCAGCTTTGTATGGACTTATTATGCCTTGTATTGAGTTGATTTATTTGAAGGCAAAACAGGCTATTACCGCAACATTGGTGTTAGAGATTCAAATGGTCATGTGTTTTGCAGCTACTGCCTTTTGCACTGTTGCAATGATAGCCAATAAGGACTTTCAG GCAATATCAAGGGAGGCAAAACAATATAATTTGGGAGAAGATAGATATTATATAATCCTAATATGGAGTGCCATAATTTGGCAATGCTTCTTTGTGGGTGCTATTGGAATTAtttactcttcttcttctttgatgTCTGGGGTTTTACTTGCAGTTTTACTGCCGGTTACTGAAATATTAGCGGTAATTTTCTTTAATGAAAAATTTTCAGGTGAAAAGGGACTTGCTCTTTTCCTATCTCTTTGGGGTTTTGTCTCATACATGTATGGAGACTACAAACAAGCAAAGAAAGTagagaagaaaataaatcaagaaagtGAGATGATCACAACAATGTATACTAATGAGTCTGTTTGA